From a region of the Rhipicephalus microplus isolate Deutch F79 chromosome X, USDA_Rmic, whole genome shotgun sequence genome:
- the LOC142761633 gene encoding uncharacterized protein LOC142761633: MAHTIKVRMKVRWIRGRPSVKRSTRYRKMRHRWPLRCWRRTVLCSMRIMTTMGSDSDGASSLCSRTLTSPQPAIPGDRSERQRDLQDIDDGGDYSGDCAATVYDPCGANHFISDDDNTDFGSCDDTTDPTTMGTQHDTVDSVTRGVFLSECNSEVCDVADGIDSEGPFNGNLSTDADTNRTQLGDLFQEVLNEKIVVSKGEMLLMIFKHAIKSNLSFTAMVSLIEMVNMFFERPVLPHSRYQLGKLFSEHGTEMSFHFICGKCSTVHEVAQSYAQSSHCQKCGWALASSVNSESFFVLLDVPSQLRKVLKNCSFLDLTKPLSQSSNLSDICDGELYRKFVSATVDEGHRISFTLNADGTPLFSSSNTSIWPIQLLVNEVPIMQRGDKLVLAALWFGKKKPDMSIFLDVFVEKMEGLAQNGFVLDHEGQPKLFKAYCICCAVDSVARAPMQGVMQFNAYYGCNWCLQKGERIAGTTRYPVEKNEPPERSEQEIMEDAETALQQDHSERGVKTVSPLLNLPHFDIVWGFVPDYMHSILLGVARQFLEMWMADAQCDFYIGKHQRTIDERLTALAPPREVRRLPRATKERKWWKAKEFENWVLFYSLPVLQGILNKSCISHWACLVEVLHILLSRNISLSHFQRAEELLLEFHVMAEAIYGKKCMTFNLHQLVHIAKSVKHWGPLWAHSAFPFEAGNGALKSMVKAANGVPHQICRAHQVEDLIDKLSSITTDRRVLDYCMSLDKRATQKTVVAEDIRLFGRGVPYRSDASTDLVQYTRMLMKGTVYTSHNYSSKKKTNSSVVRLADQSYAVIETILMKQGEVYIAARRLHCSAVKYSTLVMEHLVKVQREAATTTLVSASEIFSVCAHMQVGPNIFISPVPSSFTM, translated from the exons ACAGTGCTGTGCAGCATGCGAATAATGACGACGATGGGCAGCGATTCCGATGGAGCGAGCAGCCTATGTTCTAGAACGCTG acATCTCCGCAGCCAGCCATTCCGGGTGATCGAAGTGAACGACAGAGAGATCTGCAAGATATAGATGATGGAGGTGATTACAGTGGAGACTGTGCCGCCACTGTGTATGATCCATGTGGTGCAAATCATTTCATCAGTGATGATGACAACACAGATTTTGGCAGTTGTGATGACACAACTGACCCTACAACAATG GGCACTCAACATGATACTGTGGACAGCGTGACTCGGGGCGTGTTTCTATCTGAATGTAACAGTGAAGTGTGTGATGTGGCTGATGGCATAGACAGTGAGGGACCTTTCAATGGAAACTTGTCAACCGATGCCGACACAAACAGGACACAACTTGGAGATTTGTTTCAGGAGGTCCTGAATGAAAAGATTGTCGTTTCAAAAGGCGAGATGCTTTTGATGATATTTAAACATGCCATAAAAAGTAATTTGTCTTTTACAGCAATGGTGAGTTTGATTGAAATGGTCAACATGTTTTTTGAACGACCTGTTCTGCCACATTCACGATACCAGCTTGGCAAGCTTTTTTCAGAGCATGGCACCGAGATGagttttcatttcatttgtgGTAAATGTTCGACAGTGCACGAGGTCGCACAATCCTATGCTCAGTCGAGTCATTGTCAAAAATGTGGCTGGGCTCTAGCTTCCTCAGTAAACAGCGAATCATTTTTTGTCCTATTGGATGTCCCCTCTCAACTTCGAAAGGTTTTAAAGAATTGCAGCTTTCTTGACCTGACAAAGCCCTTAAGTCAAAGCAGTAACCTTTCTGATATTTGTGATGGAGAATTATATCGCAAATTTGTTTCTGCTACAGTAGACGAAGGGCACAGGATTAGCTTTACATTAAATGCAGATGGCACACCACTATTTTCATCCAGCAACACTTCAATTTGGCCTATACAGCTACTGGTGAATGAGGTGCCCATTATGCAAAGAGGGGACAAACTTGTGTTGGCTGCTCTTTGGTTTGGAAAGAAAAAGCCAGATATGAGCATTTTTCTTGATGTGTTTGTAGAGAAAATGGAAGGTTTGGCACAGAATGGCTTTGTTCTTGATCATGAAGGACAGCCGAAGCTGTTCAAGGCTTATTGCATTTGCTGTGCAGTTGATTCAGTGGCAAGAGCCCCCATGCAAGGGGTCATGCAATTTAATGCATACTATGGGTGTAACTGGTGTCTGCAAAAGGGGGAACGCATTGCAGGCACTACCAGGTACCCAGTAGAGAAGAATGAGCCACCAGAGCGTTCTGAACAAGAAATTATGGAAGATGCAGAAACTGCATTGCAACAGGATCATTCTGAAAGAGGAGTGAAGACAGTTTCTCCACTTCTAAACTTGCCACATTTTGATATAGTCTGGGGTTTTGTCCCCGATTATATGCATAGTATTTTGTTGGGAGTGGCGAGGCAGTTTTTAGAGATGTGGATGGCTGATGCACAGTGTGATTTCTATATTGGGAAGCATCAAAGAACGATTGATGAAAGGCTGACAGCACTGGCTCCTCCTAGAGAAGTGCGCCGGTTGCCAAgagcaacaaaagaaagaaagtggtgGAAGGCCAAGGAGTTTGAGAATTGGGTGCTCTTCTACAGCCTGCCAGTGCTGCAAGGAATTTTGAATAAATCTTGCATCAGTCACTGGGcttgccttgttgaggtgcttcACATTCTGCTGTCACGTAACATAAGTTTGTCACACTTTCAGCGAGCAGAAGAACTCCTTTTGGAGTTTCACGTCATGGCAGAAGCCATATATGGGAAAAAATGCATGACATTTAACCTACATCAACTTGTGCACATTGCAAAAAGTGTCAAGCACTGGGGCCCACTGTGGGCGCATTCGGCATTCCCGTTTGAAGCTGGCAATGGCGCATTAAAGTCCATGGTAAAAGCTGCAAATGGCGTACCACACCAAATTTGTAGAGCACATCAAGTTGAGGACTTGATCGACAAGCTATCAAGCATAACAACAGACAGGAGAGTGCTTGACTACTGTATGTCGCTCGACAAAAGAGCCACACAGAAGACAGTTGTTGCTGAAGACATTCGCCTTTTTGGTAGGGGTGTCCCATACAGAAGTGATGCTTCTACAGATCTTGTGCAGTACACCCGTATGCTTATGAAAGGGACAGTATACACGAGCCATAactactcgtcaaaaaaaaagacTAACAGTTCTGTCGTACGCCTTGCTGACCAATCATATGCGGTTATAGAAACAATTCTTATGAAACAAGGCGAAGTGTACATTGCAGCCAGGCGCCTCCACTGCTCAGCAGTAAAATATAGCACCTTAGTGATGGAACATTTGGTGAAGGTTCAAAGAGAAGCAGCAACAACAACTCTTGTATCAGCATCAGAAATTTTCAGTGTTTGTGCACACATGCAAGTAGGCCCGAACATATTCATTTCACCCGTGCCTAGCTCGTTCACAATGTAA